Proteins encoded together in one Mobula hypostoma chromosome 9, sMobHyp1.1, whole genome shotgun sequence window:
- the mlst8 gene encoding target of rapamycin complex subunit lst8, with translation MNTSPGTVGSDPVILATAGYDHTVRFWQAHSGICTRTVQHQDSQVNALEITPDRSMIAAAGYQHIRMYDLNSNNPNPVVSYDGVSKNITSVGFHEDGRWMYTGGEDCMARIWDLRSRSLQCQRIFQVNAPINCVCLHPNQAELIVGDQSGAIHIWDLKTDHNEQLIPEPDVSVNAVHIDPDASYMAAVNSSGNCYVWNLTGGIGDDVTQLIPKTKIPAHKRYALRCKFSPDSTLLATCSADQTCKIWRTSNFSLMTELSIKSNNPGETSRGWMWDCAFSGDSQYIVTASSDNLARLWCVETGEIKREYSGHQKAVVCLAFNDSVLG, from the exons ATGAACACAAGTCCAGGCACTGTGGGCAGCGACCCTGTCATCTTGGCCACTGCTGGTTACGATCATACCGTTCGCTTCTGGCAGGCACACAGTGGGATCTGCACCCGCACCGTACAGCATCAGGACTCC CAGGTGAATGCTTTGGAAATCACTCCGGACCGCAGTATGATTGCAGCGGCAG GATACCAGCACATCCGAATGTATGACTTGAATTCCAACAACCCAAACCCAGTTGTCAGCTATGATGGagtcagcaaaaacatcacctcAGTTGGGTTCCACGAGGATGGACGTTGGATGTATACTGGTGGTGAGGACTGCATGGCTCGAATCTGGGACCTCAG ATCACGCAGCCTGCAGTGCCAGAGAATCTTCCAGGTCAACGCTCCAATAAACTGTGTCTGCTTGCATCCCAATCAG GCAGAGCTAATTGTTGGTGATCAGAGTGGAGCCATTCACATCTGGGACCTGAAAACTGACCACAATGAGCAGCTGATCCCTGAGCCAGATGTATCAGTTAATGCTGTTCACATTGATCCGGATGCAAGCTACATGGCAGCAGTAAACAGTTCG GGTAATTGCTACGTGTGGAACCTGACAGGGGGCATTGGTGATGATGTTACTCAACTCATTCCTAAGACCAAAATTCCAGCTCACAAGCGCTATGCTCTTCGCTGTAAGTTCAGCCCCGATTCCAC acttcTTGCCACGTGCTCAGCTGACCAGACCTGCAAAATATGGAGGACCTCCAACTTCTCCCTAATGACTGAGCTCAGCATCAAGAGCAATAACCCTGGAGAGACGTCACGTGGCTGGATGTGGGACTGTGCATTTTCAGGGGACTCACAATATATTGTCACAG CTTCTTCAGATAACCTTGCCCGGTTGTGGTGTGTGGAGACTGGTGAAATTAAACGGGAGTACAGTGGGCATCAGAAAGCAGTTGTTTGCTTGGCCTTCAATGACAGTGTCCTGGGATGA